A window of bacterium contains these coding sequences:
- a CDS encoding sigma-70 family RNA polymerase sigma factor, which produces MASEPTEIESEELELFREYKSHPSPEIEAALVKRFEKLVYSIMKTFNISPADFEDIRQVGLTGLLLAIRRYDPETGNRFSTFAFPTIRGEIQRHYRDKRWAVNVPRRLKELSHRVFTAQSLLAAKLGQEPSVKDISAATGLTDEEVIEAMELGSAYNPKSFYDNFGDEEYGQFVSSEKVPLKDTSELDRQLAWKFVLGRLTKIESEVIRLRFFDGLTQKEVADKLDTSQMCISRIQRTALAKLRTMASEEDFEF; this is translated from the coding sequence ATGGCAAGCGAACCGACCGAGATAGAGAGCGAAGAACTCGAACTTTTCCGCGAGTACAAGTCGCATCCTTCGCCGGAAATTGAGGCGGCGCTGGTCAAGCGATTTGAAAAGCTCGTTTACAGCATTATGAAGACCTTCAACATTTCCCCCGCCGACTTTGAAGACATACGGCAGGTGGGCTTAACCGGGCTTCTGCTCGCGATCCGCCGGTACGATCCAGAAACGGGCAACCGCTTTTCCACATTCGCCTTTCCTACGATTCGAGGCGAAATTCAGCGCCATTACAGGGACAAACGCTGGGCTGTCAACGTCCCCCGCAGGCTCAAAGAGCTTAGTCACCGCGTTTTCACGGCGCAATCTCTGCTCGCGGCCAAGCTGGGGCAGGAGCCGTCCGTCAAGGACATTTCCGCCGCGACCGGGCTCACCGACGAAGAAGTGATCGAGGCGATGGAATTGGGCAGCGCTTACAATCCGAAGTCGTTTTACGACAACTTCGGCGACGAGGAGTACGGCCAGTTCGTTTCGAGCGAAAAGGTGCCTCTCAAAGACACTTCCGAGCTTGACAGACAGCTCGCTTGGAAATTCGTACTTGGCCGGCTGACCAAAATCGAATCCGAAGTGATAAGGTTGCGGTTCTTCGACGGCCTGACTCAAAAGGAAGTGGCGGATAAACTGGACACCAGCCAAATGTGTATTTCGCGAATCCAGCGCACCGCGCTTGCCAAGCTCAGAACGATGGCCAGCGAGGAGGATTTCGAATTTTGA